Proteins encoded together in one Cicer arietinum cultivar CDC Frontier isolate Library 1 chromosome 4, Cicar.CDCFrontier_v2.0, whole genome shotgun sequence window:
- the LOC105853125 gene encoding uncharacterized protein, whose product MSIFQNNFISYDHSYYDDTSLLLQLTDKDLCSFSRDSFEDVVELDLPNPFQDEHPSFWVLDSGSITGILCLYNSDKRFVLCNSTKEEFKIIPRSPLEPVSSYVRNHVIPLGFVYDHVKNDYNLITGACFNHGHYQYYGGPSWVCHP is encoded by the coding sequence ATGAGCATCTTTCAGAATAATTTCATCTCTTATGATCATTCGTACTACGATGATACATCTCTTCTCCTACAACTTACTGATAAAGATTTGTGTTCATTTTCTAGAGATAGTTTTGAGGATGTAGTCGAATTGGATTTGCCAAATCCATTTCAAGATGAGCACCCTTCTTTTTGGGTTTTGGATTCTGGTAGTATTACCGGAATTCTTTGTCTCTACAATAGTGATAAAAGATTTGTATTATGTAATTCAACAAAAGAGGAATTCAAGATCATCCCTCGAAGCCCTCTTGAGCCTGTATCATCTTATGTTAGAAATCACGTTATTCCACTTGGATTTGTTTATGACCAtgttaaaaatgattataactTGATTACAGGTGCATGTTTCAATCATGGGCATTACCAATATTATGGAGGTCCTAGTTGGGTTTGTCACCCATGA